AACCTGCCTTACTCGCCGAAACAAGCAATGCGCCTTCCGTCGGGTCGCCGAATATTTCCCACCTTTCATTATGGATCAATCTGGAATCATTGCATAAAGCACAAATCTTGAACAACAATTCAAGATTCGTAAGATCTGATATTTCGGCGCCTTCCCGGATAAATTTACCTTCCGGAGTATACCCATCTCCCGTGATTTCAATGAGTGCATTATTGGCGTAAATTTCCTTAACAGTCATTTCGTTTTTTGTTAAAGTGCCTGTTTTATCAGAACAAATAATATTCGTGCAACCAAGCGTTTCAACTGCGGGCAGTTTCCGAATCAAGGCATTTCTTTTTACCATTCGCCGGACACCGAAGGCAAGAGAAATCGTGACAATGGCAGGCAAGCCTTCTGGAATAGCAGCTACAGCCAGGGCAACAGAAGCTAAAAACATCTCGCTTACAAAAGCGGTTTCAAATACAGCGTTTGCCATATACTCCCGTAAAATACCGACAACAAAAACAAACGCGCAAATTCCTATGGTAACAATACCAAGCCATTTACCAAACTGCTTTAATTTTTCCTGCAAAGGTGACAGTTTTTCTTTTGCTTCCTGAACCATTTCTGCAATTTTACCCATTTCAGTATTCATACCCGTAGTAGTAATAACCGCCCTCGCATGTCCTTTTGTTACCATGGTACCCATAAATACCATATTCTCCCGATCTGTTACTAATGCATCTTTTTCTAGAGGTTCCGTAACTTTATTTGACGGAACAGATTCTCCGGTTAATGACGCTTCATCCACTTGCAATGCAGCAATCTGAATCAACCTTGCATCTGCGGGCACCTTGTTTCCGGTTTCTAAACAAATGATATCGCCAGGGACTAATACTCTTGAGTCTATTTCTCTTTCTTGTCCGCTTCTGATAACTTTTGCCTTTAATGCGGTTAACCTTCTTAATGCCTCAATAGCTTTCTCTGCTTTAAATTCCTGAACAAAACCAAATATTCCATTCAGAACCACTATTATTGAAATAACAATGGCATCCAATTTTTCTCCTATCAACAAAGAGACTGCAATCGCAGCGATAAGAATGAAAACAATAAATGAAGTAAACTGCCCGATTGCTATTTGAAATGGTGAGACCTGTTTTCTCGTTTCAAGCTCGTTTTTGCCATATTTCTCCAGTCGCTGCCTGGCTTCCTTTTCCGTCAAGCCTTTTTCAGAAGTTTCCATTGTTTTGATCGTATCAGATACGCTCAGACTGTGGTATTTGACCATTATTTCACCTCATTTATTTTATGCTTTTCAACAGATAACCAGTAAAAACAGGATATATTACTATTACTGATAAACATAAACCAACAAAATATCATTTCTGATGAACGCTTGTCATTCGAAAAACGGTGTTCCAAAAATAAAAAGTCCTCGTAAGATAAACTAAAATAATATACTATTTATTTAGCGATCACTTTTTCTCATTCTCGTTAATTCTTATAACATAAAATTAGACTATTTAATTATTATAATATAATCAAAATAGCAGCCACGTCATAGAAACAATAACAGAATGCTTTAAGGAAAACAGCGGATCCCATCAGTAATTAACATTTGTTATTTTATAGGATAACGAAATGCCCATTTCACTTGATATCTTTTCCGAAATAGCGTTGTTATTAGCTATAGCAGTTGCGGCAGGCGCCCTGGCTTTATGGCTTAGACAACCGCTTATCATGGCTTTTATCGCTGTCGGCATCCTGGCAGGACCAAGCGGGCTTGACTGGGTACATTCCCATGATCAGATAGACCTGTTTGCCAAGCTTGGCATCGCGCTGCTCCTGTTTGTAGTGGGACTAAAGCTTGACCCGCACATGGTTCGCGCTATGGGCTTGGTAGCGCTGGCGACAGGCTTGGGACAAGTGCTGTTCACTTCGCTAATAGGGTATTTCATAGCCCTGGGCCTGGGCTTGCCTACAGTGTCCGCGCTCTATGTGGCGATAGCGCTTACCTTCTCAAGCACTATCATCATCGTCAAACTACTGTCAGATAAACGGGAATTAGACTCCCTTCACGGACGCATCGCAATCGGCTTGCTGATCGTACAAGACTTCGTGGTTATATTGGCGATAATCGGCCTGTCAGCCTTCGTCACACGAGGGACGGGCAACAGTCTGGGCAGCAACCTGCTCATGGTCATGCTTAAGGGGAGCGCCTTCCTTGCCATGATAGGCCTGCTAATGCGTTACGTTTTCCCTGTCTTGATGGGGAAGTTGGCGCGTTCACAGGAGTTGCTTGTCCTGTTCGCCATAGCCTGGGCCGCAGCCATGGCATCGCTGGGCAATTTTCTAGGCTTCAGTATGGAGGTCGGGGCAATCCTGGCAGGCGTAGCGCTTGCTTCCACTTCATATCGCAACGTTATTGGAGCGCGCCTGGTGAGTTTGCGGGACTTCCTGCTCTTGTTTTTCTTTATCGATCTTGGCTCCCAATTAGAACTAAGCTTGCTGGGAGCACAACTATGGAGCGCCATAATACTGTCCTTGTTCGTATTGATCGGCAATCCACTGATCGTCATGGTCATCCTGGGCTTTATGGGTTACCGCAAGCGCACCGGGTTTTTGGTTGGCTTGACGGTCGCACAAATCAGCGAATTCTCACTCTTGCTGGGCGCGCTTGGCCTTAGCATGGGACACATCAACGCCAACATTCTGGGCCTGATCACTCTGGTGGGGCTGGTCACTATCGGACTGTCTACCTATATGATCAAATATTCCCATCTACTCTATGAATGGCTGACTCCGTGGCTTGGCATTTTTGAAAGGACCATGCATCACCCCGAGGACAGCATCAGCGCTGAAGAGCGGAAAAATGCTTCTCCAGTTGAAGTAATCGTCTTCGGGCTGGGCAGATACGGCGGAAATGTCGTGCGTGAATTGCAGAAACGCGGAGTAAGGGTTCTGGGCATAGATTTTGATCCGGAAGCCGTGACTTATTGGCGCGAGGAAGGATTGCCAACATTTTATGGGGATGTAGAGGATCCAGAATTTCCTTATGCGCTGCCGCTCAGCGAGGCTCGTTGGGTGGTAAGCACCGTTCTGGGTCAGGAGGCGTGTCTTACTCTCTTGCATAATCTGAGACACCATGGTTTCAAAGGCCGTATCGCTCTGACATCTCATACTATGAAACACGTTATATCTTTAAAACAGGCCGGAGCCGATGTTGTTTTGCTTCCTTTCCATGATGCGGCAGCAGAAGCGGTCGACAGGATGATGGAACCAACGAATGCCGACCCTGCCTGACAACAGAAAAAAGATTACGGTGTTTTTGCAAGACGAAATCCCAGGTAATTGCACTCAAACGTCGGAGGATAGTAGCGGCGTTTCGACACATGCAAAATCCTCAAAGCATCGGACCAGCTGCTGCCACGAAGAACCCGCGAGTTGCCCCGGTCTGGTCCTTTTGGATTATTACGAGGACTTTCTTTGTAATAATCATATCCATAATAATCCGAGCACCACTCCCATACATTGCCCGTCATGTCATAAATGCCCAGACCATTTGGCATTTTCCGTCCCACAGGATGAGTCTGCTCCCCTGAATTATTGCCATACCATACGTAATCCGCTAGCTGTTCTTGCTCATTTGTCCCTGCCCACTTCTCGCTTTTACCGCCGCTTCTCGCTGCATATTCCCACTCTGCCTCTGTCGGCAAGCGGTAATTCTGACTCGTTTTCTGGTTGAGTTTTCGTATAAACTTCTGCACGCCATGCCAACTTACCTGCTCCACAGGATATAAATCGCCATTTTTGAAATGTGAAGGGTTATTGCCCATTATGCTTACCCACTGACCCTGCGTCACCTCATACTTTCCAATATAAAAATCATCCAGACATACCTCATGCGCCGGTTTTGCATCAATCCCTTCATCACCCATCCGAAAACAACCGCCCTTTATGAACACGAATTCTAAACCAAGAGATGTTTCCCCTCCACCCTCTGACTGGGATCCCCGGATATTTTCCGACTGGTTGGCAGGAGTCTTCCCTTCAATAACATCATAGGCATTGCTGACTTCCGCATCTTCCTGCGCAAAAACCACGTCATCTCCCAGGTGAGCCTGCAAGAGCTTTTTTCTTACTCCTTCTACATTTCCATACTTCTGATCTGATTCATACATTACCATATCGTCCCTCTGCACAGTTACCAACGGTAACTCTCCAACGCCAGAGGCAATGCCTGTTTGGGCGACTGCCACAAAAGGCAATAGGAAAGCTAGCGCAGCGCTTAACATTACGTCCATAGGTTTTTCTCCATAGTTTTTACTAAAGGAAGAGCGCGAAATAATCGGGTAATTTATACGTCAGGCAGAACCCCTGCACACCTTGCCATGGGCGCTTCACCAAACATGATAGCCGTATGGTTTTTCAAACAATGAGGATGAGAGACATGTTCCCCCATCGCCTATTTTTTGGCATGACGTCAAAAGGCGCTGAAAGTATCCGCCTGATTCATTGACAGGAGCGCTGTTGAATAGCATAGCGCACACGTCTTTCAGAATTACCTGACATCCGGCACATTGCCTGAAATAACCACAACATCAGAAACAATGCAAATTCCGCCAAATTTTTTTCTAATCGGACTTATGGCCTCAACGATTCTGTAAACATCTTTATCGTTACACACAACCATTATGTAAGTGTTTCTTAACATGTCGGTCAACCCGTCACCAATCCTTAAGCCCCTGCCGCCTTTTCCCTCTACATTATTTATGATCGTATAGCCAGAAACCCCAATTTCGTCAAGAAGCGCAATGACTTCCGCAACATCCAAAGAATCCGTTACTATTTCAACTTTCTTTCTGATCTTCATGGTTATTTCCAGAATAGTGAAATTAAATAAAAATATAATGGTATACCAACAATAATATTAAAAGGAAAGGTAATCGCCAGAGCCATCGGAACATACAAGCTCGGATTTGCCTCCGGAATTGACATTCGAATGGCCGCAGGCACGGCAATGTAAGAGGCGCTGGCACAGAGCACAGAAAACACGAGGGCATCGGCCTGATTTAATCCCAGGAGTTTTGCGATAGAAATACCAATACAGGCATTCACAACAGGAATTACTATGCCAAAGGCGGGCAAAAATATACCCGTATGTTTCAGATCTCCAATCCTCTTTGCTGCCACAAGCCCCATATCAAGCAGGAAAAAACTGAGCATCCCCTTAAATATATCCTTTGCAAAGGGGCTTAACGTATCCCAGCCTTTTTCACCAGAAACGAGGCCAATCAACAAACTCCCCGTTATCAGGAGAATAGAGCCATTCAAGAATGCCTCATGCAGGACCTTTAACCAGGAAAATTCACTATATTCCATACCCTCAGCCTTATCCTGCTTTTTCGCAAATATTCTGGCAAAAATAATACCTACAATAATTGCCGGAGACTCCATAAGCGCCAGCGCGGCGACTATATATCCCCCTGGTTCAGCGCCAGATGTCTCAAGAAAGGTAACCGCAGTGATAAACGTCACGGCGCTGATCGAACCATACGTCGCGGCTATCGCCGCGGCGTTATATACGTCTAATTTAATTTTCAGAATAAAAAAAGAATATATGGGAACGATTACCGCCATTGCTATCGCAGCGACAAGCGTCAAAATAACGGTTTGATCGATTCCTGTTTTATGCAGTTCAACTCCGCCATGAAACCCGATGGCAAACAGTAAGTAAAGCGAAAACAGTTTGGGAAGCGGTTCGGGGATTTTCAGGTCTGATTTACAAAACGACGCAATCATTCCGAGAAAGAAAAACAGGACAGGGGGGTGGAGCAGATTATCTATAATCACACTGGTATTCATAATTTTTCCCTTTGTGAAAAATTTTCCTGAAGAAATCTCAGGGAATTCGTGTTTTCATCGTTGTCTCACAGATTTTCCATAATTTTTCCCGCCTTTATATATTCCATGGAGCTGTTACGATTACTCCAAGCCCAGTTTTGTTCTTACCCCCTGATCTTTTTCGCTAACTTCATCAGACAGTTGTTTCTTGTACAGCGCTATTTTCTGCCTCAATGCGGGATTCGCCACGCTTACAATCTGAACTGCCAGTAGTGCAGCGTTAATTGCCCCTGCCTTTCCAATGCCCATTGTGGAAACAGGAACACCGGATGGCATCTGCACGGTGGATAAGAGCGAATCTAAACCTCCCAGACCCGTGGTCGGCATGGGAACTCCGATAACGGGAAGAGGCGTTATGCTGGCGATGACACCAGCCAGATGCGCGGCCCCCCCTGCCCCGGCAATAATGACTTCATACTTCTTTTCTGCTTCTACCGCATACGCATAGGCTTTCTCCGGTGAACGATGCGCAGACACAATATTCACATCAAAATCCACTCCGAATTTCTGTAACGTATTTACGGCCTCTTTTATTATCGTTATGTCCGAATCACTCCCCATTACGATACCAATCTTTTTCATTTTCATCATTTACCTGCGCAAATATTTTTAAAATTATTTCAAAACATCGGATCCATGGATAAAGCCGGATGATTTACCTTCTGCATATATTCCGCAACTTCTTCTTCAGTCTGCGCGATCGTTTCATCCGCAATTTTATTGATAAAATCATCCAACCCAAGCTCCGCAGCCGTCTGGATCAACGTTTCTTCCATCTCCTCTTTCAACGCCTTCGGCATCCATACCAGACGGGCCAACCCCCCGTCCGCAGAAATGAACTTTTTACTTCCCAGATAAAATTTGCTATGACCCATAAAACCCGGCGTCTGTAACCCTCCGCCCACGGTGCCCGCCATCGTAGAAAATTTCATCCCGCTCGGAGTCATCTCGGTAAAATCACGGTCTACAACCATAATCCCGTTCGTCATAGGCAACATCGCGGAAATACACTCAAAACACCCGCAACTCGTCATCGGGTCCGTCATTATACTATATAAACTCACCTTATCAAGCGCCCTGTTCGAACTGTTCAACAGAAACTCATTCGTCCCTTCCCACTGCCCCAAATTCTCGCTAATAGGCGTCCCCTTTTCTATCGGCTGGTTCGGACCCGTCGGATTTATCTCATAACCGGCCTTTCCATCCAACCAACTCACGGAACCGCATAACCCTGAACGTTCAGGGGTAACAATACAAACATGAGACGGGGCAAAACTCTGACACAGCGTACAACTATAAAAAAGATTTGCTGATTCATCGGTCATGCCTTCCAATCGGGCGTCACGCTCCGCATATGCAGCCCTCACCTCTTCCAGCTTCTCTTCTACATCCTCCTTTTTCGTATATAACGTCACCTGCACCTTATCTATGAGAGCAGCAAACTCACTATGAAACATGGAATGAATAATATCGCCAATGTGCTTAATCTTCAATCCCGCTTTAAACGCCTCCTTGCTGATACGATGACGAATAATGTCCCTCTGGCCCATATGAAAAATCCCCTGGGCCTCTCCCAGAAACCGGTGCATCTGTCGTTCAAAAATGGGCTCAAAGTCCGGCTGCATCTTTCTGCCAGACACCTCGACAAAGATACCTAATGACACACCGGGCCCCTGGGGCAGCTCCTCCAAATCAGGCCCGACAACCTCTATCTTTCCGTCCTCTATCTCGTCGTTTTCCCTGGTACATACAAACTCAAAGGCAGGAACACCCGGCCCGCCGATCTCTATCTGCATGTCATCTTTTCTTATACGCTCACCCTCAAAGGCTGGACCATACGCCACGGGAATATCCAATTTATGGACGGATATCTTCAAACCACGAACCTCTATACATTTTTCAACAATCTTCTCCACCGGCACCCTGGAAACAACATGTTCATAGGTGCACACGCCGGTAGGTAAAATTTCAGGTATATCAATGTTGGTTATCGTCGGAAAACCGTAATTAATAGCCCCGGCGGCATTCGCATACTGCTCATCGGTCACCGCGGTACCCAAAGCCAGCACAAACGCAAAAATACGGTTCTTATTATAAAGAAGATTTCTCCTGGCAGCCCCGGGAGGCACATTCCCAAAAGAAAGGGCGGCCCTGTTGGCAAAGCCAAGAGAATACACGGCCGCGGAGGTTTCCTTCCCGAACGGCACCAGCCGGGTATCCCAGCCCATCTGAACACCCTTCTCCTCCAACTGCTCCGCAAAAGAAATGCCCAGATTATCGGACTGGATAAACACGTACAGATTCTTCTGCTGTAATTCCCTGGCTATTTTAACCGCGGTGTCAGCATCAGGGGCGCATCCCACGATTGCAGCGAAACCAGGAGCCGTTCCGTCAACGAACTCAATACCGCGCTCACGCATAATAATGTCATCCGCCGCGCCAAGCCATATGCCGTCAACGGGATGAGGACCAATCAAATACTTACAGGCCTCATACACCTCTTCCGCAAAAAGTGTCGCCATACCGGCATCCAGGGTGTGCCCTAAATAGGGAACCCAGTGTTTCTCCGCGGGCAACGGCGGTAACATGCTTCTCGCTTCACCCATTATATGAACACAGTCTTCCAGCGTTTTTACCGCCTTGCCCGTCATAGAATATATAATCGGCAGATAATACGCCGTATTGGGAAACTCCACCTTACATTCGCGGCCTTTTTGATCAATCGCTTCCGACAGCTTTTTATCCGCTTTATCTACAATCTGATAAGCGCCGCGAATCGCGGCTGAACAAATAATCTTTGACATGAGAAATGGTCCCTTCAGTATATATGATTAATAATGTCCTGCAGGTTCTTTATCCCTGCGCCAACACCTTTCATTCAACCGTCTCTTTGAATTTTACCCCTTTTGTAACATTGCCACAGGAGAAGTTCTTTCATTTCAATTGATGAGAGTACACAGGATATAATTTCTCAAGCTACGTTTTTTCTACTTTTACCGCACAGACCTTATATTCCGGAGTAAGCGCCAGAGTGTCCTCTCCTGGCCCCGTGAGCATATTGGTCTGCGTCTCAGGAAAATGAAATGATAAAAACACGCTTCCAAGCCGGGATTTCCTCGTAACCTCCGCCTTTACCTCCAAAGTACCACGCCTGGAGGTTACCCTGACTTTGTCTCCCGTTTTTATCCCGAGCTTTTCCGCATCCGTCGGGTGCACCTCCACAAACTCCTCAGAATTAATCGCAAGAATCTCCGGATTTCTCAACGACATCGATGCATTATTGTACTGATACAAACGGCGCCCCGTCGTTAAAAGAATCGGATATTCATCATCGGGCAATTCCTCTGAAGGCGTATATAACAAATCATTGAACTTCCCTTTTCCCCTCTTAAAGGTATCTCTGTGCAATATCGGCGTTCCCGGATGCTCCTTATCCCACACCGGCCAGACAAGACCATCTCCCTCCAAACGCCTAAAATCAATCCCCGCCATCTCGGGCGTCAAACGCGCAATCTCGTCCATAATCTCACTCGGATGATTATAATGCACGGGATACCCCATCGCATTGGCTATCAAACACATTATCTCCCAATCAGGCCTTGTCCCTTCCGGCTGCGCAACCGCCTGGTGCACTCTTCTCACCCTTCTCTCCGCATTGGTAAACGTTCCATCCTT
The DNA window shown above is from Candidatus Brocadiaceae bacterium and carries:
- the acsB gene encoding acetyl-CoA decarbonylase/synthase complex subunit alpha/beta, producing MSKIICSAAIRGAYQIVDKADKKLSEAIDQKGRECKVEFPNTAYYLPIIYSMTGKAVKTLEDCVHIMGEARSMLPPLPAEKHWVPYLGHTLDAGMATLFAEEVYEACKYLIGPHPVDGIWLGAADDIIMRERGIEFVDGTAPGFAAIVGCAPDADTAVKIARELQQKNLYVFIQSDNLGISFAEQLEEKGVQMGWDTRLVPFGKETSAAVYSLGFANRAALSFGNVPPGAARRNLLYNKNRIFAFVLALGTAVTDEQYANAAGAINYGFPTITNIDIPEILPTGVCTYEHVVSRVPVEKIVEKCIEVRGLKISVHKLDIPVAYGPAFEGERIRKDDMQIEIGGPGVPAFEFVCTRENDEIEDGKIEVVGPDLEELPQGPGVSLGIFVEVSGRKMQPDFEPIFERQMHRFLGEAQGIFHMGQRDIIRHRISKEAFKAGLKIKHIGDIIHSMFHSEFAALIDKVQVTLYTKKEDVEEKLEEVRAAYAERDARLEGMTDESANLFYSCTLCQSFAPSHVCIVTPERSGLCGSVSWLDGKAGYEINPTGPNQPIEKGTPISENLGQWEGTNEFLLNSSNRALDKVSLYSIMTDPMTSCGCFECISAMLPMTNGIMVVDRDFTEMTPSGMKFSTMAGTVGGGLQTPGFMGHSKFYLGSKKFISADGGLARLVWMPKALKEEMEETLIQTAAELGLDDFINKIADETIAQTEEEVAEYMQKVNHPALSMDPMF
- a CDS encoding transcriptional regulator, with the translated sequence MKIRKKVEIVTDSLDVAEVIALLDEIGVSGYTIINNVEGKGGRGLRIGDGLTDMLRNTYIMVVCNDKDVYRIVEAISPIRKKFGGICIVSDVVVISGNVPDVR
- a CDS encoding cation:proton antiporter produces the protein MPISLDIFSEIALLLAIAVAAGALALWLRQPLIMAFIAVGILAGPSGLDWVHSHDQIDLFAKLGIALLLFVVGLKLDPHMVRAMGLVALATGLGQVLFTSLIGYFIALGLGLPTVSALYVAIALTFSSTIIIVKLLSDKRELDSLHGRIAIGLLIVQDFVVILAIIGLSAFVTRGTGNSLGSNLLMVMLKGSAFLAMIGLLMRYVFPVLMGKLARSQELLVLFAIAWAAAMASLGNFLGFSMEVGAILAGVALASTSYRNVIGARLVSLRDFLLLFFFIDLGSQLELSLLGAQLWSAIILSLFVLIGNPLIVMVILGFMGYRKRTGFLVGLTVAQISEFSLLLGALGLSMGHINANILGLITLVGLVTIGLSTYMIKYSHLLYEWLTPWLGIFERTMHHPEDSISAEERKNASPVEVIVFGLGRYGGNVVRELQKRGVRVLGIDFDPEAVTYWREEGLPTFYGDVEDPEFPYALPLSEARWVVSTVLGQEACLTLLHNLRHHGFKGRIALTSHTMKHVISLKQAGADVVLLPFHDAAAEAVDRMMEPTNADPA
- a CDS encoding formylglycine-generating enzyme family protein; this encodes MDVMLSAALAFLLPFVAVAQTGIASGVGELPLVTVQRDDMVMYESDQKYGNVEGVRKKLLQAHLGDDVVFAQEDAEVSNAYDVIEGKTPANQSENIRGSQSEGGGETSLGLEFVFIKGGCFRMGDEGIDAKPAHEVCLDDFYIGKYEVTQGQWVSIMGNNPSHFKNGDLYPVEQVSWHGVQKFIRKLNQKTSQNYRLPTEAEWEYAARSGGKSEKWAGTNEQEQLADYVWYGNNSGEQTHPVGRKMPNGLGIYDMTGNVWEWCSDYYGYDYYKESPRNNPKGPDRGNSRVLRGSSWSDALRILHVSKRRYYPPTFECNYLGFRLAKTP
- a CDS encoding sodium-dependent bicarbonate transport family permease, encoding MNTSVIIDNLLHPPVLFFFLGMIASFCKSDLKIPEPLPKLFSLYLLFAIGFHGGVELHKTGIDQTVILTLVAAIAMAVIVPIYSFFILKIKLDVYNAAAIAATYGSISAVTFITAVTFLETSGAEPGGYIVAALALMESPAIIVGIIFARIFAKKQDKAEGMEYSEFSWLKVLHEAFLNGSILLITGSLLIGLVSGEKGWDTLSPFAKDIFKGMLSFFLLDMGLVAAKRIGDLKHTGIFLPAFGIVIPVVNACIGISIAKLLGLNQADALVFSVLCASASYIAVPAAIRMSIPEANPSLYVPMALAITFPFNIIVGIPLYFYLISLFWK
- the purE gene encoding 5-(carboxyamino)imidazole ribonucleotide mutase; this encodes MKKIGIVMGSDSDITIIKEAVNTLQKFGVDFDVNIVSAHRSPEKAYAYAVEAEKKYEVIIAGAGGAAHLAGVIASITPLPVIGVPMPTTGLGGLDSLLSTVQMPSGVPVSTMGIGKAGAINAALLAVQIVSVANPALRQKIALYKKQLSDEVSEKDQGVRTKLGLE